From Paenibacillus sp. PK3_47, the proteins below share one genomic window:
- a CDS encoding response regulator transcription factor, with amino-acid sequence MKVLLFDDHKLFAKSLEIVMANHVDEFLCFQTPDNITDIVQQEQPDLVLLDIHMGTYSGLDVCREVLYHYPELKVAFLSGYNLHEYHLEAKRMGAKGFLDKNMSVENLIDNIKHIHQGGTIFMENDAEDVIEELTPREKEILQYASNGDTQQVIADKLFISRRTVNNHLMSINDKLMVNSTVAAIVKGIELGIIKLSGNR; translated from the coding sequence ATGAAGGTACTATTATTTGATGATCATAAACTTTTCGCCAAAAGCCTGGAAATTGTCATGGCCAATCATGTAGATGAATTCCTGTGCTTCCAGACACCAGACAACATCACTGACATTGTGCAGCAGGAACAGCCTGACCTGGTTTTATTGGATATTCATATGGGGACGTATAGCGGACTGGATGTATGCCGGGAGGTGTTATACCATTACCCTGAGCTGAAGGTCGCTTTTCTATCCGGATACAACCTGCATGAATACCATCTGGAAGCGAAACGCATGGGGGCTAAGGGCTTTTTGGATAAAAATATGTCCGTTGAAAATCTGATTGATAACATTAAGCATATCCATCAAGGGGGCACTATCTTCATGGAGAATGATGCTGAGGATGTTATTGAGGAGTTGACCCCGCGCGAGAAGGAAATTTTGCAGTATGCCAGTAACGGGGACACGCAGCAGGTGATCGCAGATAAGCTGTTTATCAGCAGACGCACAGTGAACAATCATCTAATGTCGATTAACGATAAGCTCATGGTGAACTCCACCGTGGCGGCTATTGTGAAAGGGATTGAGCTTGGCATCATTAAGCTGTCGGGCAATCGTTGA
- a CDS encoding ABC transporter permease — MKPVISLTKYNFKLLFRDKSSVLMAFLMPIGFYILFGYMLQNVEFSGSALSDLLVPLYIIIIIGNAVISVFGSFYVQARESGNLQKFKFMGVNELRFSFTLFMATFAFQLTVIFAFVVFTYFYNGTVFPVQNIIPVLVTLAVIEIFHFAVTFFLTSILRKASIYNPVSLAFYMYQMFLGGLTFPIEMFPQFLQKLVYYINPVIYGRNALLAAWTDNPAIGDVVKDNVILLAISALLVILAICVQRFIFSQKTSAVLAQ; from the coding sequence ATGAAACCGGTAATCAGCTTAACTAAATATAATTTCAAACTGTTATTTAGAGATAAATCGTCTGTACTCATGGCCTTTTTGATGCCGATCGGCTTCTATATTTTATTCGGATATATGCTGCAAAATGTGGAGTTCAGCGGCTCAGCCTTATCCGATCTGCTCGTTCCGCTGTACATCATCATTATTATAGGCAATGCGGTCATCAGTGTGTTTGGTTCGTTTTATGTGCAGGCGAGGGAAAGCGGGAATCTGCAAAAATTCAAGTTCATGGGTGTTAACGAGCTCCGCTTCTCCTTCACTCTATTTATGGCTACCTTTGCTTTTCAGCTGACCGTCATTTTTGCTTTTGTTGTATTTACTTACTTCTATAATGGAACTGTATTCCCGGTGCAAAATATCATCCCGGTTCTGGTTACCCTTGCCGTCATTGAGATTTTTCATTTTGCAGTTACATTCTTTCTGACTTCAATTTTAAGAAAAGCTTCGATTTATAATCCGGTCTCCTTGGCTTTTTATATGTACCAGATGTTCCTGGGCGGCTTAACGTTCCCGATCGAAATGTTTCCGCAGTTTTTGCAAAAGCTGGTGTATTACATTAACCCGGTCATCTACGGACGAAATGCACTGCTGGCGGCGTGGACTGACAATCCTGCAATCGGCGATGTGGTTAAAGACAATGTGATTCTGCTCGCTATCTCTGCTCTACTCGTCATCCTGGCTATCTGCGTTCAGCGCTTTATTTTTTCGCAAAAGACATCTGCAGTGTTGGCTCAATAA
- a CDS encoding ABC transporter ATP-binding protein, with the protein MILNLQDVSVRYHKAHTNAVTKASFSIEDNRIVSIVGHNGAGKSTLIQAIMQNLNYEGSITYGFNKKELYKYIRVQTQTSTFEKNAKVKDIVQLYIELLDSRETVDELLQSVQMLPFKNSYLEKLSGGEKQKIAVLLATIGNPKLIILDELTTGLDVMSRRMIWDLLNKIRKEKGVSMLLTSHFLDEVEYLSDYVIVLEQGKVKLQGTVPDIIGNAFANQKIATCLVDSSFRFSSLKYAYKQHSNKLMIEYDEANEKDVFDNLKICGGYDIQLQKRTFEDAFLQIIGYELDEKGDTK; encoded by the coding sequence ATGATCTTAAACTTGCAGGACGTATCCGTACGCTACCATAAAGCCCATACCAATGCGGTTACCAAAGCCTCCTTCTCTATTGAGGACAACCGAATTGTATCGATTGTGGGCCATAACGGAGCAGGAAAAAGCACACTGATTCAGGCCATTATGCAAAACTTAAACTATGAAGGCTCCATTACCTATGGTTTTAACAAAAAGGAGCTCTATAAATACATCCGGGTGCAGACGCAGACGTCTACGTTCGAAAAAAACGCCAAGGTGAAGGATATTGTACAGCTCTACATTGAACTGCTGGACAGCCGGGAAACGGTGGATGAGCTTCTGCAGAGTGTACAAATGTTACCTTTTAAAAATTCATACCTGGAGAAACTCTCAGGCGGGGAAAAGCAAAAAATCGCGGTGCTGCTGGCGACCATCGGCAATCCCAAGCTGATTATTCTGGACGAGCTGACGACAGGGCTGGATGTGATGTCCCGCAGAATGATCTGGGATTTACTGAACAAAATCCGCAAGGAGAAAGGCGTCAGTATGCTGCTCACCAGCCACTTTCTCGATGAAGTTGAATACTTGTCCGATTATGTGATCGTCCTTGAACAGGGCAAGGTCAAGCTGCAAGGGACGGTTCCTGATATCATTGGTAATGCTTTTGCGAATCAAAAGATAGCGACCTGTCTTGTGGATTCCAGCTTCCGATTCTCCTCTCTTAAATATGCGTATAAGCAGCACAGCAATAAATTAATGATTGAATACGACGAAGCAAACGAGAAGGATGTATTTGATAACTTGAAAATATGCGGAGGCTACGATATCCAGCTGCAGAAGAGGACGTTCGAGGATGCTTTTCTGCAGATCATCGGGTATGAGCTGGATGAGAAAGGAGACACCAAATGA
- a CDS encoding NAD(P)H-dependent oxidoreductase, whose amino-acid sequence MKTLVIIAHPNLEVSRVNRRWTEELLQYPNDITIHELYKEYPDWSIDVPGEQQRLEAYDHIIFQFPLYWYSYPPLLKKWFDDVFTYGWAYGSTGDKLKGKRLGLAMTIGDKQESYLPEGPVSFTVDQVTAPFKASTRHVGAAALPYFAVFGASFQASDEDINQSAREYIHYIFKYQQ is encoded by the coding sequence ATGAAAACACTGGTGATTATAGCACACCCCAATCTGGAGGTTTCAAGGGTAAACCGGCGATGGACAGAAGAACTGCTGCAGTATCCAAACGATATTACCATCCATGAGCTTTACAAAGAGTATCCTGACTGGAGTATTGATGTTCCCGGAGAGCAGCAGCGATTAGAAGCCTATGACCATATTATTTTTCAGTTTCCGCTTTATTGGTACAGTTATCCGCCTTTATTAAAAAAGTGGTTTGATGATGTCTTTACTTACGGCTGGGCTTATGGATCAACAGGTGACAAGCTTAAAGGGAAAAGGCTGGGACTTGCCATGACCATCGGCGACAAACAGGAAAGTTATCTGCCGGAAGGCCCTGTTTCTTTTACCGTGGATCAAGTGACCGCACCCTTCAAAGCCAGTACCAGACACGTGGGCGCAGCGGCACTCCCCTATTTTGCTGTCTTCGGGGCTTCATTTCAGGCCAGCGATGAGGACATCAATCAAAGTGCAAGGGAGTATATCCACTATATCTTTAAGTATCAGCAATAA
- a CDS encoding helix-turn-helix domain-containing protein has translation MKQYHLGIEATLEIIGGKWKALIICILMSGTKRTSELQHHIPGVSQKVLIQQLRELERDGLVIRYVYQQMPPKVEYSLTEYGVTANRIIDVMCTWGKENIQLRQQQGEEIVLLEDERNG, from the coding sequence ATGAAGCAATATCATCTGGGCATAGAGGCAACGCTAGAAATTATCGGCGGGAAATGGAAAGCGTTGATCATATGTATACTAATGTCCGGCACAAAGAGAACAAGCGAATTACAGCACCATATTCCCGGGGTTTCCCAAAAGGTTCTGATCCAGCAGCTTCGTGAGCTTGAAAGGGACGGCCTCGTAATACGGTATGTCTATCAGCAGATGCCGCCAAAAGTCGAATACAGCCTTACGGAATATGGAGTTACTGCCAATAGAATCATTGATGTCATGTGTACTTGGGGCAAAGAGAATATTCAACTAAGGCAGCAGCAAGGGGAAGAGATTGTTTTGCTGGAGGATGAGCGTAATGGTTAG
- a CDS encoding ABC transporter ATP-binding protein: MNQTRVVQFQHATKRAGKKTIVNDLSFDIPAGEVFGFLGPNGAGKTTTIRMMAGLIKISQGDILIMGHSITKDFNKAIRNVGAIVENPDLYKYLTGYQNLKHYARMVPGVTKTRIEEIVELVGLKDSIHDKVRTYSLGMRQRLGIAQALLHRPSLLILDEPTNGLDPAGIHELRNYLKRLAHEEGVAVFVSSHLLSEMELMCDRVGVLQKGRLVRIQSIRDFVHSGSSYVCVTIEPSQMEQAQRLIATINKSALPARQPGQLLISLNKDEIPAVNKLLMQAGIQVYSIQVHEQSLEEKFLEITEGKQ, translated from the coding sequence ATGAATCAGACACGGGTAGTACAGTTTCAACACGCAACAAAAAGAGCCGGGAAAAAGACGATCGTGAATGATCTTTCGTTCGATATTCCAGCCGGAGAAGTATTTGGTTTCTTGGGTCCCAACGGAGCAGGGAAAACGACCACGATCCGCATGATGGCAGGACTGATCAAGATCAGCCAGGGAGACATTCTCATTATGGGACACAGTATTACCAAAGACTTCAACAAAGCGATCCGGAATGTAGGAGCTATTGTAGAAAATCCGGATTTGTATAAATATTTGACAGGGTATCAAAATTTAAAGCATTATGCACGGATGGTTCCCGGCGTTACCAAAACCCGCATTGAAGAAATTGTGGAACTCGTTGGGCTGAAGGACAGCATTCATGACAAAGTAAGAACCTATTCTTTAGGCATGAGGCAGCGGCTCGGTATCGCTCAAGCGCTTCTGCACCGTCCATCTCTTCTTATTCTGGATGAGCCGACGAACGGGCTGGATCCCGCCGGGATTCACGAATTGCGCAACTATTTGAAAAGACTCGCTCATGAGGAAGGCGTTGCTGTTTTTGTTTCAAGCCATTTACTTTCCGAAATGGAACTGATGTGTGACCGGGTGGGTGTTCTGCAAAAGGGAAGGCTGGTCCGTATTCAAAGCATACGGGACTTTGTCCATAGCGGAAGTTCTTATGTGTGCGTCACTATTGAACCTTCCCAAATGGAACAGGCACAAAGGCTGATAGCCACTATAAATAAGTCAGCCCTGCCGGCAAGACAACCGGGGCAGTTATTGATTTCGCTGAACAAAGATGAAATACCAGCCGTCAATAAGCTCCTTATGCAAGCAGGCATCCAAGTGTACAGCATTCAAGTGCATGAGCAGTCTTTGGAGGAGAAATTTTTAGAGATCACGGAGGGGAAACAATGA
- a CDS encoding DUF2705 family protein, which translates to MSGLVANETMKIYSRKLTWIFLLLLFAITIGSSVLGEISNTNSQDWRAETTQAIQKYEERLKITELSPMLRADAENKLKIANYRLENNLPEPSNNPWTALLTFSGLIEMVVVFAIIIAADMVAGEYTNGTMKLLLIRPHSRAKILFSKYIAVTLFAIVMLMLLVICGYAANALLYGWGSIHTTDLFLNQHGQVVQRNVLVQIITMYGLSIFPVMGYVTLAFAVSAVLRSSVLALGISLFIMIVGNSMIEATATMEWLKYLPFANSDISLYIYHLPARPEMTLNFSIAVMLVYIAALTLLSWFVFKKRDVSI; encoded by the coding sequence ATGAGCGGACTGGTTGCCAACGAAACTATGAAAATATACAGCCGGAAATTGACATGGATTTTTCTGCTGCTGCTTTTTGCCATCACTATAGGTTCTTCGGTCTTAGGTGAAATCAGCAACACGAATTCCCAGGATTGGCGGGCAGAAACTACTCAAGCCATCCAGAAGTATGAAGAACGTTTGAAAATTACGGAGCTATCCCCTATGTTACGTGCCGATGCAGAAAATAAGCTGAAAATTGCAAATTACCGCCTTGAAAACAACTTGCCTGAACCCTCTAATAATCCGTGGACAGCTTTGCTCACGTTCTCCGGTTTAATCGAAATGGTTGTCGTTTTCGCAATCATCATTGCTGCAGATATGGTAGCCGGGGAATATACAAACGGAACGATGAAACTTTTGCTGATCCGCCCGCACAGCCGTGCCAAAATTTTGTTTTCCAAATATATCGCTGTGACTTTGTTTGCCATCGTTATGCTGATGCTGTTGGTTATATGCGGTTATGCCGCGAACGCTTTGTTGTATGGATGGGGCAGCATCCACACGACTGATTTATTCTTGAACCAGCATGGACAAGTGGTACAACGGAATGTTCTGGTACAGATCATAACAATGTACGGGTTAAGTATTTTTCCGGTTATGGGCTATGTCACCCTCGCTTTCGCAGTATCGGCGGTTTTACGCAGTAGTGTTTTGGCGCTCGGAATATCGTTATTCATTATGATTGTGGGCAATTCCATGATTGAAGCCACAGCAACAATGGAATGGTTAAAGTACCTTCCGTTTGCCAACAGCGATATCAGCCTGTACATTTACCATCTTCCAGCAAGACCCGAAATGACGCTGAACTTTTCCATCGCCGTAATGCTTGTATACATCGCTGCGCTGACACTTCTAAGCTGGTTCGTATTCAAGAAACGCGACGTATCGATTTAG
- a CDS encoding response regulator transcription factor: MRLQKILIIDDEPGIVKMLETILRKEGYTAISSAFTGQEALAKISHHPYDLIVLDVMLPDTDGFQLCQKIRQYTAVPILFLTARSSDLDKLTGLGIGGDDYITKPFNPLEVAARIHVQFRRLEQYQAAAHNTEIYRFGSVVIDKKAAQLWVNGEEIACPAKEFELLLFMADHPNQVFTAGQLYEHVWGYDSIGDEKTVAIHIMRLRKKIEQDAKQPSLIVTLRGIGYKFVPPQKGDLI, from the coding sequence TTGCGTTTACAAAAAATACTCATCATTGATGACGAACCCGGCATTGTCAAGATGCTGGAAACCATCCTTCGCAAGGAAGGTTATACGGCTATCAGCAGTGCCTTTACGGGTCAGGAAGCCTTGGCCAAAATAAGCCATCATCCGTATGACTTGATTGTATTGGATGTCATGCTGCCTGATACGGACGGATTCCAATTGTGTCAAAAAATCCGCCAGTATACCGCCGTCCCTATCCTGTTTCTCACTGCCCGCTCAAGTGATTTGGATAAACTGACCGGACTTGGGATTGGAGGGGACGATTATATTACGAAGCCGTTTAATCCGTTGGAAGTTGCCGCACGGATCCATGTCCAGTTCCGAAGGTTGGAACAATATCAAGCTGCTGCCCATAACACGGAGATTTATCGCTTCGGTTCTGTTGTGATTGATAAGAAAGCTGCCCAGTTATGGGTGAATGGAGAGGAAATCGCTTGCCCGGCTAAAGAGTTTGAGCTTCTCCTATTCATGGCTGACCACCCCAATCAGGTATTTACTGCAGGACAATTGTATGAGCATGTGTGGGGTTATGACAGCATCGGAGACGAGAAGACAGTTGCCATTCATATCATGCGCCTGCGTAAAAAAATCGAGCAGGATGCCAAACAGCCCTCTCTGATCGTTACGCTAAGAGGGATTGGCTACAAGTTTGTCCCTCCCCAAAAGGGTGACTTGATATGA
- a CDS encoding HAMP domain-containing sensor histidine kinase — MRVNFTNGKLVVRFTLSFIVHQILLFLTVSLPAVFYIVVLKQPEKLFFVNLTTVIIIAAYLLYCLFYGYYVARPMADILVKINKLSCGEFLVHDRKKRHFSFSSRLYREVYANLESLSLALQENERKRQEFEQLRQDWAAGVTHDLKTPLSYISGYTDMLLSDEHEWNQEEKNEFLQLIRDKSTYMEELIHDLGMAFQMDQSAGFKVSSQKIELVEFIRRTVAEAANMPLNKANHFEILGGEEPLYVMGDAGLLKRAFSNLFVNAMVHNPAGTSITVHIQGNSHVQVQITDNGQGMDEQSIACLFDRYYRGTSTDTPAGSTGLGMAIVQQIITAHQGTIEVKSKVGQGTSITVQLPHSQHSGTD; from the coding sequence ATGAGAGTGAATTTTACAAATGGCAAGTTGGTGGTCCGTTTTACATTGAGCTTTATCGTACATCAGATCCTGCTGTTCTTGACCGTCTCGCTGCCGGCGGTTTTTTATATTGTTGTGCTGAAGCAACCGGAAAAGCTCTTTTTCGTGAATCTGACAACAGTGATCATTATTGCGGCTTACCTTCTGTACTGTTTGTTTTATGGCTATTATGTTGCGCGGCCGATGGCTGATATTTTAGTGAAAATCAACAAGTTATCCTGCGGGGAGTTTCTGGTTCATGACAGGAAAAAACGTCATTTCTCCTTTTCCAGCCGTCTTTACAGGGAGGTCTACGCCAATCTTGAATCTCTGTCCCTGGCCTTGCAGGAAAATGAACGGAAACGGCAGGAGTTCGAACAGTTGAGACAGGATTGGGCGGCAGGCGTCACACATGATTTGAAGACCCCGTTGTCTTATATTTCGGGTTATACGGATATGCTTTTATCAGATGAACATGAATGGAACCAAGAGGAGAAAAATGAGTTTTTGCAATTGATCCGGGATAAATCAACCTATATGGAAGAACTTATTCATGACCTTGGAATGGCCTTCCAGATGGATCAGTCCGCTGGTTTTAAGGTTTCCTCACAAAAAATTGAGCTGGTGGAGTTCATTCGCAGAACGGTTGCAGAAGCAGCCAATATGCCTCTGAATAAAGCCAATCACTTTGAAATATTGGGTGGAGAAGAACCCCTGTATGTTATGGGGGATGCCGGTTTGCTGAAAAGAGCCTTCTCAAACCTTTTTGTAAATGCAATGGTTCATAATCCGGCAGGTACATCCATCACTGTGCATATCCAGGGTAATTCTCATGTCCAGGTACAGATCACAGATAACGGACAAGGCATGGATGAACAAAGTATCGCCTGTCTATTTGACAGGTATTATCGGGGAACTTCAACGGATACCCCCGCAGGAAGCACGGGATTAGGAATGGCGATTGTACAGCAGATCATCACCGCACATCAAGGAACCATCGAGGTCAAAAGTAAAGTAGGGCAGGGTACCTCGATTACCGTTCAATTGCCTCACAGTCAACATTCAGGAACTGACTGA
- a CDS encoding C45 family peptidase has translation MKKYLKLSTFIILIVHLAGCTAGKEAAVPKEPVSVVNKGSHFEVVLDFTAGTSHYDMGKAYGAAILQAMPQYEALLDSYLAETAKSSQDLDYLLARVNDIKPQLNPDYVDEIEGIASNLSGMTQNSRGDGKLSADELFLINLFPDVARGTQCSALSVYGQRSETQETMTARILEWYSGTQNQLSRLQAVVTYKNSDKSMVTIGYLGYMGTISGFNDDKVFGSILDAGTGLMYSSSSKYSYPMDLRYALEHYQTIDEVADYLKSPDRTYAFSHLIFLSDPSVSKVLENNVAGRTNSIRGLRTEQSKFNGKIAWDIPDSIGTVNSFLLKGNFNNHSYFLGNTARFESMKQELKSKGEEVSLDELKSIAAYYSGEEPREQTDGDLYTLGTQQIIIFEPGKLNLEVFFRPVTNALPTVPRFETITVDFE, from the coding sequence ATGAAGAAATATTTAAAGTTAAGCACATTCATCATTCTAATTGTACATCTAGCTGGCTGTACTGCCGGTAAGGAAGCTGCAGTACCCAAAGAACCTGTTTCAGTGGTCAATAAAGGCAGCCACTTTGAGGTGGTGCTTGATTTTACTGCGGGTACATCACATTATGATATGGGCAAGGCCTATGGTGCGGCGATTCTGCAAGCTATGCCTCAATATGAAGCCCTTCTCGATTCCTATTTAGCGGAAACGGCCAAGAGCAGCCAAGACCTTGACTACCTTTTAGCAAGAGTTAATGATATCAAACCTCAGCTGAATCCGGATTATGTCGATGAAATTGAAGGCATTGCCTCCAATTTATCAGGAATGACCCAGAATAGCAGAGGAGACGGGAAGCTTTCTGCCGACGAGCTTTTTCTGATCAACCTGTTCCCGGATGTTGCAAGAGGAACTCAATGTTCAGCACTTAGCGTATATGGTCAAAGGTCGGAGACTCAAGAAACCATGACAGCGAGAATTCTGGAATGGTATAGCGGAACACAGAACCAGCTTTCCCGTCTACAGGCTGTAGTAACGTACAAGAATTCTGACAAATCAATGGTTACGATCGGGTATTTGGGATATATGGGAACGATCTCAGGATTTAATGATGATAAGGTATTCGGATCGATTCTGGATGCAGGGACGGGGCTTATGTATTCTTCCTCATCGAAATATTCTTACCCTATGGATTTGCGGTATGCGCTTGAACATTATCAGACGATAGATGAGGTTGCTGATTATCTGAAATCGCCTGACCGGACGTACGCTTTTAGCCATTTGATATTCCTGAGTGATCCGTCGGTAAGCAAAGTCCTGGAAAACAATGTAGCAGGGAGAACCAACAGTATTCGTGGCCTCCGGACAGAACAGTCCAAATTTAACGGGAAAATCGCCTGGGATATTCCTGACTCCATAGGAACCGTAAACTCATTTTTGCTAAAAGGTAATTTCAATAATCACTCCTATTTCCTGGGCAACACTGCAAGATTTGAAAGTATGAAACAGGAACTCAAGTCCAAAGGAGAAGAAGTTTCGCTGGATGAACTGAAATCCATTGCTGCCTACTACAGCGGGGAAGAACCACGGGAGCAGACGGATGGTGATCTGTACACCCTCGGGACCCAACAAATCATTATTTTTGAGCCAGGTAAGCTGAATCTGGAGGTATTCTTCAGGCCGGTAACGAATGCGCTGCCGACTGTACCCCGGTTTGAAACGATAACTGTGGATTTTGAATAA
- a CDS encoding tRNA-dihydrouridine synthase, whose amino-acid sequence MTNNFWRDLPRPFFILAPMEDVTDVVFRHVVSAAARPDVFFTEFANTESYCHPEGNHAVRGRLTFTEDEQPMVAHIWGDKPEFFREMSIGMAKEGFKGIDINMGCPVANVAENGKGSGLICRPELAAEIIQAAKAGGLPVSVKTRLGFTEVDEWRGWLTHILQQDIVNLSIHLRTREEMSKVAAHWELIPEIKKLRDEIAPNTLLTINGDILDRQAGLKLAEEYGVDGIMIGRGIFQNPFAFEKEPQEHSSEELLDLLRLHLDLFDQYSGLEARSFRPLQRFFKIYVRGFRGAGELRNTLMNTRSTSEVRALLDEFASKAQDEAEEREDQS is encoded by the coding sequence ATGACAAATAACTTTTGGCGTGATTTGCCGCGCCCGTTTTTTATATTGGCGCCGATGGAAGATGTGACGGATGTTGTGTTCCGCCATGTTGTAAGTGCAGCGGCCAGACCGGATGTGTTTTTTACGGAGTTTGCGAATACAGAGAGCTATTGCCACCCGGAGGGAAACCATGCGGTGCGCGGGCGTCTGACGTTTACAGAGGATGAACAGCCGATGGTAGCGCATATCTGGGGGGACAAGCCGGAATTTTTCCGAGAGATGAGCATCGGGATGGCCAAAGAAGGCTTCAAAGGCATCGACATTAACATGGGCTGCCCTGTAGCGAATGTAGCGGAGAACGGGAAGGGAAGCGGCCTGATCTGCCGTCCGGAACTTGCCGCGGAGATCATCCAGGCTGCCAAAGCCGGCGGACTGCCTGTCAGCGTCAAAACAAGACTTGGCTTCACGGAGGTCGACGAATGGCGCGGCTGGTTAACCCATATTTTGCAGCAGGACATTGTGAATCTGTCCATTCATCTGCGCACAAGAGAAGAAATGAGCAAAGTAGCTGCCCACTGGGAACTGATTCCGGAGATCAAAAAGCTGCGTGATGAGATAGCACCAAATACACTGCTGACCATTAATGGAGATATTCTGGACCGTCAGGCTGGCCTTAAACTCGCTGAAGAGTATGGTGTGGATGGGATAATGATCGGGCGCGGGATTTTTCAGAATCCGTTTGCGTTTGAGAAAGAGCCGCAGGAGCACAGCAGCGAAGAGCTGCTGGATCTGCTGCGGCTGCATCTGGATCTTTTTGATCAATATTCAGGACTGGAGGCACGTTCGTTCCGGCCTTTGCAGCGGTTCTTCAAAATCTATGTCCGCGGTTTCCGCGGAGCAGGTGAATTAAGAAATACCTTAATGAACACCAGGTCCACAAGTGAAGTGCGTGCGCTGCTCGATGAATTTGCAAGCAAGGCGCAGGATGAGGCGGAGGAACGTGAGGATCAATCGTAA
- the arr gene encoding NAD(+)--rifampin ADP-ribosyltransferase gives MSSNQNDVLDRGPFFHGTKAELKLGDLLEPQYLSNYQNKKSNYIYFTATLEAAKWGAELAASDAKERIYMVEPLGEFENDPNVTDKRFPGNPTRSYRSKSPLKIIAELGLWERHSDDQIHHMVESIQKLHEDGKFVIYD, from the coding sequence ATGAGTAGTAACCAAAACGATGTGCTGGATAGAGGTCCTTTTTTTCACGGTACGAAGGCCGAGCTGAAGCTTGGAGATTTGTTGGAGCCTCAATACTTATCCAATTACCAGAACAAAAAATCCAACTACATCTATTTCACGGCTACGTTAGAAGCTGCCAAGTGGGGTGCCGAATTAGCAGCTTCTGATGCCAAAGAAAGAATTTATATGGTAGAACCCTTAGGCGAGTTTGAAAATGACCCGAACGTAACGGACAAAAGATTCCCCGGTAACCCGACACGCTCCTACAGATCTAAATCACCACTCAAAATCATAGCCGAATTGGGTTTATGGGAAAGACACTCCGACGACCAAATTCATCATATGGTGGAATCCATCCAAAAGCTGCATGAAGACGGGAAATTCGTCATTTACGATTGA